Part of the Rhodothermus bifroesti genome, TTGCTCTAAGTCTGCCTCGGTTAGATGTGCCCATGGGCGACGCTCCACCACTTCGGTTTCTGCATCGTAAGAAGGCGTTATTTCTCCCAGCCGCATCACTCCTTCGTAAAGCTTATCTTGCGCCATAAAATAGGTCATCCAGCGCGTAGCCTTACCTATAAGGCAAATCAAAAGTCCTGTAGCCAGTGGATCCAACGTGCCTGCATGGCCAACTTTACGCACGCCTAAAAGCCGCCGCAGGTGGTGCACTACGTCAAAGGAAGTCCATCGTTGCGGCTTATCGATGAGCAGCACAGCAGCCTCTAGGTCTTCGGGGAGATGGGGATAACGATAAACCCGCTCCTCGAGCATTTCCGGAGTTAACGTGCGCATAGGCTCAAGAGGCCGATCCCTCGCGGCGCGCGCGTTCTTCTTGGATGCGGCTTAGCAGTTCCTCGACGCGTTGTGCCCGTTCGATGGTCTCGTCCAAAACAAACCGCAACTCTGGCATAAAACGCATTTGATGCCGAATGCGGCGCGCCAATGCAGCGCGTATCTGGGGTGTAAGTTCTTCTAAGCGTCGGAAAGCCATCCGACGCTGCTCCGGCGCTCCATAAATGCTTACGTAAACTCGGGCTATCGACAAATCCCGTGTGGGATCAACGCCCGTAACCGTGATCATAGGTGGCAGCTGATCACCAAACTCTCGTTGCAGCACGTCAGCCAGTTCACGTTGCAATAGGCTCGCCACGCGCTGCACCCGCAGACTGCTCATTGGGTTTCCAGTTTGCGCCGTTGCTCAACGACTTCAAAGGCCTCGATTTGATCGCCTACCTTGAGATCATTGAAGTTTTCAATCCCAACACCGCACTCGTAGCCACTCTGGACTTCACGCACATCCTCTTTAAAGCGTTTGAGCGAAGCAATGGCCCCTTCATAGATCACCACACCATCGCGAATGAGCCGTATGCGATCGCTACGCCGCAAGCGACCTTCGACGACGCGGCATCCAGCCACAGTACCTACTTTGGGAATCTTGAAGACCTCGCGTACTTCGGCTAGTCCGACCACACGCTCGGTGCGCTCCGGCGAAAGCAGTCCTTCCAGCGCATCGCGCACCTCTTCGATGGCCTGGTAGATGATGGAGTAGAGCCGAATGTCCACCTGTTCACGCTCGGCTAGCTGACGAGCGCTGCTTGTCGGCCGCACCTGAAAACCGATGATAATGGCTTCTGAGGCTGCAGCCAACATCACATCGCTTTCGGTAATCGGACCCACCCCGCTGTGGACAATCTGCACAGCCACTTCATCGGTCGAAAGCTTCAACAAGGCATCGCTCAGCGCCTCGACCGACCCAGCTACATCGGCCTTGATAATGAGCTTAAGCTCCTTCACCTGCGAGCCCATGGCCATCCGGCGACTGATTTCATCAAGCGAAACGCGCTGCAGCTTGCGCAGCTGCTGCTCACGCCGGATTTGCTGACGCTTGAGTGCAATCGCCCGGGC contains:
- the truB gene encoding tRNA pseudouridine(55) synthase TruB, encoding MRTLTPEMLEERVYRYPHLPEDLEAAVLLIDKPQRWTSFDVVHHLRRLLGVRKVGHAGTLDPLATGLLICLIGKATRWMTYFMAQDKLYEGVMRLGEITPSYDAETEVVERRPWAHLTEADLEQARQQFIGTILQQVPAYSAVKVKGKRLHAQVRAGQVAEPPVRQVHIYAFTLLARAGADVTFQVHCSKGTYIRSLVHDFGQALGCGAHLVSLRRLRSGPYRVEEAWPLSAFEAAWRQRSLSV
- the rbfA gene encoding 30S ribosome-binding factor RbfA, with the protein product MSSLRVQRVASLLQRELADVLQREFGDQLPPMITVTGVDPTRDLSIARVYVSIYGAPEQRRMAFRRLEELTPQIRAALARRIRHQMRFMPELRFVLDETIERAQRVEELLSRIQEERARREGSAS